A window of the bacterium genome harbors these coding sequences:
- a CDS encoding PAS domain S-box protein produces the protein MSEQFIKNNPQPIYIYDKESLRFLAANDAALELYGYSTEEFLQLDLTDLYTSEDIQHLLEASHEIFRDGQFSKPFKHRKKDGNYLTVRMSRIEYQYEGIDSYLNVLQDVSNLTEHEQKKQIFKAAFDNTSDMIFVTDPQGIITYANESVLKLLGVTSNEILNTDITLNCGEEDKVFINDSVFHSHIKETVNFTIELITSEGRLLESEVVSTPVFDINNNVESFVLIARPTVELKSNSTKAKVDNTELPVGENSIKTEKPDSDKNYIDSTFLSGLFHEILTPMNVILGFTQELVESIDNPSPEQKEALDIINQNRASILGLMNTIIEFADIQYNKMEAEITEIPVTEVIENYEKNLNEITGIRDIEFAYGKISSSLRFGVDKKKLMNLFNIIFRLIGRISSQKKLYFSAYPVDNNTFNISISDGFGKSTPQLVDTLKSLFLEKQDPKSFNLSKLTVQIVNTLLEKLHGKLVIVNENTDKRDVAFNFPINFTPKVEAPVQKEPEKFVFSSSENKTQTKSKTEGAEKFETEPQLNVEESESQLLNLGEELIIEEIEISDVKKGNKKKAVSNDNVPALNEQVNKIEEMVESKAEVAVEEKAEEIVMEEKSEIVKEQPIPQQNKNGLSSLRCLYIEDQVDSQILFKVQMKDLKNIQFAASFEEALPLLDSTEFDFIIMDINLQGEYNGLDALKVIHQIPKFKNIPVIAVTAYVLPGDKEKFIATGFTDFISKPIFRDKLVESLNKIFVN, from the coding sequence ATGTCAGAACAGTTCATCAAAAATAATCCTCAGCCAATCTACATATATGATAAAGAAAGTCTACGATTTCTTGCAGCAAATGATGCAGCACTTGAGCTTTATGGATATTCGACAGAAGAATTTCTTCAGCTGGATTTAACAGATTTATACACATCGGAAGATATTCAACACTTGCTGGAAGCTTCTCATGAAATTTTCAGAGATGGTCAATTCAGCAAGCCATTTAAACACAGGAAAAAAGATGGGAATTATCTAACTGTGAGGATGAGCCGTATCGAGTATCAGTACGAAGGAATTGATTCTTATTTGAATGTTCTTCAAGACGTTTCTAACCTGACTGAGCATGAACAGAAAAAACAAATTTTCAAAGCCGCTTTCGATAATACAAGCGATATGATTTTCGTAACTGATCCGCAGGGCATAATCACTTATGCGAATGAATCGGTGTTAAAGTTACTTGGTGTTACATCAAATGAAATTTTAAATACTGATATTACTCTTAATTGCGGTGAAGAAGATAAAGTATTCATTAATGACTCCGTGTTCCATTCACATATTAAGGAAACAGTCAATTTCACAATCGAGTTAATTACTTCAGAGGGAAGACTTCTTGAAAGTGAAGTTGTTTCAACTCCGGTTTTCGATATCAATAACAATGTTGAATCTTTTGTATTAATTGCCAGACCTACTGTTGAATTGAAATCAAATTCCACCAAAGCCAAAGTTGATAATACTGAATTACCAGTTGGCGAAAATTCGATTAAAACTGAAAAACCAGATTCCGATAAAAACTATATTGACAGTACGTTCCTGTCAGGGCTTTTTCACGAAATCCTCACACCGATGAATGTTATACTGGGATTTACACAGGAACTTGTTGAAAGTATTGATAATCCTTCACCTGAACAGAAAGAAGCACTTGATATAATTAATCAAAACAGGGCATCGATACTTGGATTAATGAACACAATTATAGAATTCGCGGATATTCAATACAACAAAATGGAAGCTGAGATTACTGAAATTCCTGTTACTGAAGTGATTGAAAATTATGAGAAAAATTTGAATGAAATTACCGGGATAAGAGATATCGAGTTTGCGTATGGGAAGATTTCATCCTCACTACGGTTCGGAGTTGATAAAAAGAAGCTTATGAATCTTTTTAATATTATTTTCCGGCTTATTGGACGAATTTCCTCACAAAAGAAATTGTATTTCTCAGCTTATCCTGTTGATAACAATACATTCAATATTTCAATCTCGGATGGATTTGGAAAATCTACACCTCAGTTAGTCGATACTCTGAAGTCCTTATTTTTAGAAAAGCAGGATCCAAAGTCTTTTAACTTATCTAAATTGACTGTGCAGATTGTTAATACGCTTTTAGAAAAGCTGCATGGCAAATTGGTCATTGTTAATGAGAACACAGATAAAAGAGATGTTGCATTTAATTTCCCGATCAACTTTACTCCAAAAGTCGAAGCACCGGTACAGAAGGAACCTGAAAAGTTTGTTTTTTCATCTTCTGAAAATAAAACTCAAACTAAAAGTAAAACTGAGGGAGCGGAGAAGTTTGAAACCGAACCTCAATTAAATGTAGAAGAATCGGAATCGCAATTATTAAATCTTGGTGAAGAATTAATAATTGAAGAAATAGAAATTTCTGATGTTAAAAAGGGGAATAAGAAAAAAGCGGTATCAAATGACAATGTTCCCGCATTGAATGAACAAGTGAATAAAATTGAAGAGATGGTTGAGAGCAAAGCAGAAGTTGCAGTAGAAGAAAAAGCTGAAGAAATTGTTATGGAAGAAAAAAGTGAAATCGTAAAAGAACAACCAATCCCTCAGCAGAATAAAAATGGACTTTCCTCTTTAAGATGCCTTTACATCGAAGACCAGGTAGATTCACAGATTCTCTTTAAAGTTCAGATGAAGGACTTAAAGAACATTCAGTTTGCTGCAAGTTTTGAAGAAGCTTTACCTTTGCTTGATTCAACGGAATTTGATTTTATTATTATGGACATAAACCTTCAGGGTGAATACAACGGTCTCGATGCGCTCAAAGTTATTCATCAGATCCCTAAATTCAAGAATATCCCAGTCATTGCAGTCACTGCTTATGTATTGCCCGGTGATAAAGAAAAGTTTATTGCAACAGGCTTCACTGATTTTATCTCCAAGCCAATATTTCGCGATAAGCTGGTTGAATCTCTAAATAAGATTTTCGTAAATTAG
- a CDS encoding response regulator, whose protein sequence is MLFSERLSVRRKVEAFTIIFMAGENHSLLIVEDNRETQLILKAIFRNKYKTSFAETVSDAVYQISSKHFDLILLDLNLNTGGNGKTLLLQIRNDEQIKNIPVIITTAYDVKPGEEEFFQKNANGFLAKPINKKLLLQTVENLLKIS, encoded by the coding sequence ATGTTATTTTCGGAACGACTTTCGGTAAGAAGAAAAGTTGAAGCATTTACAATAATTTTTATGGCAGGGGAGAATCATTCACTTCTAATTGTAGAAGATAACCGCGAAACTCAACTTATACTTAAAGCGATTTTTCGAAACAAGTACAAAACGAGTTTTGCTGAGACAGTTTCGGATGCGGTTTATCAAATATCCAGCAAGCACTTCGATCTAATATTACTCGATCTTAACCTCAACACAGGGGGCAATGGCAAGACTTTACTTTTACAAATTAGAAATGATGAGCAAATTAAGAATATTCCAGTCATCATTACTACAGCTTACGATGTTAAACCGGGAGAAGAAGAATTCTTTCAAAAGAATGCAAATGGATTTCTTGCAAAACCAATAAATAAAAAGTTATTATTACAAACAGTAGAAAACCTGCTCAAAATTTCATAG
- a CDS encoding sterol desaturase family protein: MAKNYVSNKDETVRMFESDFMEFFSRVHYTVPLYVYVPVILVLMFLSIFTYGISILNIVGLFIGGIAAWTLAEYLLHRFVFHYKAKSEFGKKIHFIFHGVHHDYPSDSKRLVMPPSVSIPLALLFFFLFRWIFGPYLMMPFFSGFILGYLFYDITHYAIHHFNMHSKFWLDIKNHHMLHHYQDEYKGYGVSSPFWDVIFGTTFGKKKS, translated from the coding sequence ATGGCCAAGAATTATGTTTCCAATAAAGATGAAACTGTAAGAATGTTTGAAAGTGATTTTATGGAATTCTTTTCCAGGGTGCATTACACTGTTCCTCTATATGTGTATGTACCTGTTATTTTGGTTTTAATGTTTTTGTCAATCTTTACATACGGTATCTCAATTTTAAATATTGTCGGTCTTTTTATTGGTGGAATCGCAGCGTGGACATTAGCTGAATATTTGCTGCACAGATTCGTTTTTCATTACAAAGCTAAAAGTGAATTTGGGAAAAAAATACATTTCATTTTTCATGGAGTTCACCACGATTATCCAAGTGATTCCAAGAGACTTGTGATGCCCCCATCAGTAAGCATTCCATTGGCATTGTTATTCTTTTTCCTTTTTAGATGGATTTTTGGACCTTATTTAATGATGCCATTCTTTTCAGGTTTTATTCTCGGATATCTTTTTTATGATATAACCCACTATGCAATTCATCATTTCAATATGCACAGCAAGTTTTGGCTTGATATAAAAAATCATCATATGCTGCATCATTATCAGGATGAATATAAAGGTTATGGTGTAAGCTCTCCATTCTGGGATGTTATTTTCGGAACGACTTTCGGTAAGAAGAAAAGTTGA
- a CDS encoding dipeptide epimerase, whose protein sequence is MKLSYYPYTIKLKDTFSIASGSRNTTPAVMVEVEHNGLVGYGEASLPPYLEENQDSVINFLNNIHLDKYADISNINLLLDFVDNSVTGNSAAKASLDIALYDLWGKLNSLPLYKMLGVQIKKNLFTSFTIGISNAEELERKIESASGYKFLKVKLGSNRDKEIISSIRMYTDKPLFVDVNQGWKDKYFALDMMNWLSEKKVLLVEQPIPKENLEDAKWLLEKSPIPIIADEAVQDISDIEKIKDCYTGINIKLMKAGGIRNADRMIKLARDLKLKVMIGCMTETSCAISAASHLAPLADWIDLDGSELISNDLFSGLKIVSGEIVVPDTPGLGIEKKN, encoded by the coding sequence ATAAAGCTCAGTTACTATCCTTATACTATTAAGCTAAAAGATACATTTTCTATAGCATCAGGTTCAAGAAACACAACACCTGCCGTTATGGTTGAAGTTGAACATAATGGACTAGTTGGGTATGGAGAAGCTTCTTTACCTCCATATCTGGAAGAGAACCAGGATAGCGTAATAAATTTTTTAAATAATATTCATTTAGATAAATATGCTGATATTTCAAATATAAATCTTCTTCTTGATTTTGTTGATAACTCAGTTACTGGAAACAGTGCTGCTAAAGCTTCTTTGGATATTGCTCTTTATGATCTTTGGGGAAAATTAAACAGTCTGCCTTTATATAAAATGCTTGGCGTTCAGATAAAGAAAAATTTATTTACATCCTTTACGATAGGAATCTCCAATGCTGAGGAGCTTGAAAGAAAAATTGAATCAGCAAGTGGCTATAAATTTTTAAAAGTGAAATTAGGCAGTAACAGGGATAAAGAAATAATATCATCTATAAGGATGTATACAGATAAACCATTATTTGTAGATGTGAACCAGGGTTGGAAAGATAAATATTTTGCTCTCGATATGATGAACTGGTTAAGTGAAAAAAAGGTTCTTCTGGTTGAACAACCAATCCCAAAAGAGAATTTAGAAGATGCAAAATGGTTACTTGAAAAATCGCCTATTCCCATTATCGCTGATGAAGCAGTTCAGGATATTTCTGATATTGAAAAAATTAAAGATTGTTATACAGGAATTAATATTAAGTTAATGAAGGCCGGCGGAATCAGGAATGCAGATCGGATGATTAAGTTGGCGCGAGATCTGAAACTTAAAGTCATGATCGGATGTATGACGGAAACCTCCTGTGCAATATCAGCAGCTTCGCACTTAGCTCCTCTTGCAGATTGGATTGATCTTGATGGTTCGGAATTAATCTCAAATGATTTGTTTAGCGGATTGAAGATTGTATCAGGTGAAATCGTTGTCCCGGATACTCCCGGATTAGGGATTGAGAAAAAAAACTGA